In Aedes albopictus strain Foshan chromosome 3, AalbF5, whole genome shotgun sequence, the genomic window GACCATTCTGCATTCATATATCATATGTTAGGCACAAAGATACTGTATGCTCGCTCAAGAACATTTCTGGACCAACCAGGAAGCGAACTCGTCATCCTCAGCTTGTTCTGACATTACGTCTTGGTTCTGTTAATTGCGGTAGGGTACAATGGTCTAATGCAGCAAATCAAATGGTTCCcttaaattttccaaagattttaacTCTTGACACGCGCAATTTATGGAATGAACATGGAACAAAGTGTTCATTGGATTTTGTAATGAAGAATTATTAATGGCATACCTACACTTAAGATGATTCAATCAAAGAAGTAAacattttttgtttcaatatctTTATTAATATTTATAATAATGGTGTTTTATATACTCATCCTCGTGTTCAGAACACAATCGGTTTTGGGAATGCTGGAATATCTCTTGCCTGAGATAACGCGCCCTGCTTGCTGTTACCGCCATACGTTACAAAATATACCTCGGGCTTGGCAAATGTATACGTCGTAGGCACTAAAAATAAAACACATAATTTACCCACCATATGAATTCACACAAACAATTGAGGCGTATACCCCTATCGAAACTCTGTTGACTAGCGCCGTGAACTGCTGCGGCTAGTACCACTAAACAGGCCAGAATTGAATATACAATTTTCAACATGGTGCAATTCGTTGAACAGCAAAGTGAACCGCTTCGTAAGATATTCTTAGCAAAACTAAGCGAGTAATTTCGAAGTTCGCTCGATTTGGCTGGTTTTCGTTGGCGACAACCAGTTTGAGTCCATTAGGTTTTGGTTTCTTTCGCCTGCTGGCCAAGAAAACGAAGAAGCTTCGGATATTCTTTGGGTCCATTTGCATAAGAAGTGGAAAGAACAATCTAGCGACTGCATAAAGGTCATACTGATCCACCCTTTCCGATTCACCCTAAAACGCTCGCTGATTCAgcttaacaaaataagattgaggAGGGTAGGATATAAAATGTGGCATACTAAAACTAAGAAAActtttttcgatttatttattgtgtgcttaaaaattatttctatagaaattaaaaatttcgtcatttttttaaattttttgagtATATTTAATTTATTCAGTTCAATATAtttattagcgtgggtcatcggaaccgttttcgcaAATCAAAGCTTTTTTAGTTCCGTTTCGGgttctgagtatctgtgcaaaatttgagcacgatcggttgcgtctacactttgcgcattgcaattaaaatttgtatgggattttgtatgggtaaAAATACTTTTtggcattttagccataagttgaaaaagtttgtctgaaagttTTAAGccaatactgtaaaatgataaactaggatgttctgaaaaactttgttgaagaccgcaaagcgatgcgatgcttgtgaaaatagttataaccaacgaaccgcatgcatgtgcttatgttttaacatgtaaaggattaacaatagcaataaaatcatgctgtttcgccaagcaatgccaacgctataacttttttcataagcatcagatcacttcgcggtcttcgacaaaatttctCAGGACACCATAGGCTATGTTTTcattttatcggttacacggttttagaaaaattcgagcttgttatgagagaaatgcaaaaaaagtgtgttttcccatgtaggcATAACCGatcgttcccaaattttgcacacttatttgggtcctgaaatgggatcaaaaaaactttgatctgatgggataccattaaatttttcatttttcctataaacgatgacccactctaatatttaTATCTTCTTCTTGTCGTAATGCCCGCATTATAATAAAGCCATTCTTAATTCAGTGTGTTCTAGATATGAACACTTTCACGTGTTATTAACTGAGAATTTCCTAACAATGACCTTGCTAATAATCActtcgcatgtgtatatcgtgtggcaagcacgtGGATACTCTGTGCAAAAGGGAgttaaggaaattttctttgCGTAAAGGTCCTAGAccaagcgggaatcaaacccgtcactctTACATGGTCTCGCTGAACACCCGTGCGTTTATCATTTTGGCTATGTGGGATAAAAGAACTAGGATAATACGCATTCAAAATAGGGATCGCTCTGATGATCTCATATTCGAAATggccgcctttcttgtgaatgcggCAGATTACCCTTCCTTTTCACTCCTCAAGTAGCTGACGGTTACCCTGATCCTGACTTGATGAGTTCATTTTCGATACTATCTTTACCAATTGTttttattggttttgagctggtgaatagcaCCCTTAACTTCCCTTAACGTGGGAGTTCACTCATTTCCGACCTCTGCTGCACTGACGTAGACGTTTACTCCATTTCCGTGCTTGCATTTTTCACGCCGTTTAGGTGCTCATCAAAATACTGCATCCAACTTTAGATCACCTCCCGTCCGTGCGGTAGCCCGTGCCGGTAAGTTAACGAAAACGAACTCAAGCTTTCGCCGTTCAGCGAATATTCTACGGATGTGTATATACTTTTTACAGTATGCTCGTACATATGTATAGTTTCTTattggaattcatccaagaattcttttaggattacCTCTTGAAACTTTTGTCTgtattcttccaagtatttttgatttgatttctatagcaattcctgctgtaatttctctacgcattcctccagaaattcatttgatgGATTCTTTCAGCATTCCTCTTAAATTTCTTGGTAAATTCCACTAGAATACTTACTATATATCCTCTTGAGATGTTTTTGGGAATCtctgttgggatttcttcaggaaggcagttaaaatttctccagaaattaatagTGGAATCCTTGTACCGACTttccgaaccctctaagcagaataccctcttcgaatgagttcaatcagttttgtacctctaATTCTGCGGATAACTGACATTTCAttgatttagttaacatcaaattcgtgataatactgaatcaacaatttgccgccataatactcgatttgcagctgcagctctccaacgtcggtcacgcccaacactcgccagatcacgttccacctggtccgcccatcgtgctctctgcgctccacgccttcttgtaccaaccggatggttagcaaacatcaactttgcagggctgttgtctggcattcttgcaacatgccctgcccaccgtatccgtccagctttaggcactttcaggatgttgggttcatcgtagagtgcagcgagctcgtggttcatccttctccgccacacaccgttctcatgcatgccgccaaagatcgtccttagcatgcgtcgctcgaaaactccgagtgcttgaaggtcctcctcgagcatcgtccatgtctcgtgtccgtagagaattatcagcgtcttgtacatggtacatttggtgcgggggtgaatcttttttgaccgcagtttcttctggagcccatagtaggcacgacttccacgagccgttagcaaggaaccgaggtagacgaattcttctaccacctcgaaagtatccccgtctatcgtaacattgctgccaaggcttgtcctgtctcgctcagtcccacctaccagcatgtactttgtcttagccgcattcaccaccagtccgacctttgctgcttcacgtttcaggcaggtgtactgttctgccaccgttccaaatattctagcaataatatccatgtcatccgcaaaacagacaaattggctggatttcgtgaagatcgtaccccggctgttgagcccggctcgtcgcataacaccttccaaggcgatgttgaatagtaggtagtccatcaccttgtcgtagtccccgtcgagattcaaatgaactagatagttcacccgaaatccttacgctgttctgcacaccgtccatcgttgctcttatcagtctagtcagcttcccgggaaagctgttctcgtccataattttccatagctctatgcggtcgatactgtcgactGTCGAcgatcgtatgccgctttgaagtcgatgaacaggtgatgcgttgggacctggtattctcggcatttctggaggatttgccgtacggtgaaaatctggtccgttgtcgaccggccgtcgatgaaaccggcttggtaacttcccacgaactcatttaccttaggtgaaagacgacggaagatgatctgggatagcactttgtaggcggcattcaaaatggtgatcgctcgaaagttctcacacattaacttgttgcctttcttgtggatgggacagattatcccttccttccactcctccggtagctgttcggtttcccagatcttgactactaactggtgcagacaagtgaccaacttttccgggcccttcttgatgagttctgctgcgataccgtctttACCAGCCGCttagttgtttttgagctggtggatggcatccttagcttccctcagcgtgggagttggttcgttctcgtcctctgctgcaccaacatagtcatttcctccgctgccttggtccttcgtgcctacattctcttcgccattcaggtgctcgtcgaagtgctgcttccacctttcgatcaccttacgtttgtccgtcaggaggctcccttccttatccctgcagatttcggcttgcggcacgtagcctttgcgttgagcttctggtagaacttgcgtgtttcctgtgaacggcacaggatttccattttctcgcactccgcttcttccaggcggcgctttttctcccggaagagacgggtctgctgcttccgcttctgtctgtatcgctccaccttctgtcgggttccatgctgcaacattaccgctcgcgctgcatccttcttctccagaaccgctctgcactcctcgtcgaaccaatcgtttcgtcgactccattctgcgtacccgatagtgctctcggctgcgttgttgatggctgctttgactgtattccagcagtcctctagaggagccacatcgagcacaccctcgtccggcaacgctgcctcgagattctgcgcgtatgtggtggcgacatccggttgcttcagtcgctctagatcgtatcggggcggccgccggtaatgtacgttgttaataacggagagttttgggcgcagtttaaccatcatcaggtagtgatcagagtcgatattagcgccacgataggtcctgacgtcgataatgtcggagaagtgccgtccatcaatcagaacgtggtcgatttgcgattccgtttgctgtggtgatctccaggtgtaacgatacgggaggctgtgctggaagaaggtgctacgaatggccatgttcttggaggcggcgaaatcgatgaggcgtaggccatttttgttcgtcagctgaactttccaatcgtcggtctgaattcctcctcctggcctacctgagcgtttagatcccctatgatgatcttgacgtcgtggtttgagcagcggtcgtactcgcgttcgagctgcgcgttaaatgcgtctttatcatcatcagtgcttccggagtgagggctgtgcacgtttattatgctaatgttgaagaatctgcccttgatcctcaacctgcaccgagcttccaatcgcaagtcccttttcgtcgctgtggtcgtcgccattggtatcggttcgca contains:
- the LOC134291226 gene encoding uncharacterized protein LOC134291226 — encoded protein: MAIRSTFFQHSLPYRYTWRSPQQTESQIDHVLIDGRHFSDIIDVRTYRGANIDSDHYLMMVKLRPKLSVINNVHYRRPPRYDLERLKQPDVATTYAQNLEAALPDEGVLDVAPLEDCWNTVKAAINNAAESTIGYAEWSRRNDWFDEECRAVLEKKDAARAVMLQHGTRQKVERYRQKRKQQTRLFREKKRRLEEAECEKMEILCRSQETRKFYQKLNAKATCRKPKSAGIRKGAS